TATTCAGACCATTGAAAAGCGGCAAGGATTGAAAGTTGCCTGTCCCGAAGAAGTGGCATTTCGCTCTGGATTCATCGATGCCGCTCACCTCGAGAGGCTAGCGACGGACTGCCAGAATCGGCAGTACGGAGCGTACCTGCACCAGGTTCTGGAAGAATCCCGCTCGGAATCCGCCGTAGCTGCCCCTGCACGATGAAGATCACCCCAACGGCTCTTCCGGAAGTTCTCATTTTGGAACCGCGAGTCTTTGAAGATTCGCGCGGCTTCTTCTTCGAGGCGTTCAATCGACGCACCTGGGCGAGCGCGGGAATAGACTCTGAGTTCGTACAGGACAATCAGTCCTCTTCGAAGAAGAACGTGCTGCGTGGCCTGCATTACCAGATTCGCCAGCCACAGGGCAAATTGGTGCGCGCGATTCGCGGCGAGATTTTCGACGTTGCGGTCGATATTCGAAAATCTTCGCCGACGTTTGGAAAATCAGTCCACGTCACGCTCTCC
The DNA window shown above is from Terriglobales bacterium and carries:
- the rfbC gene encoding dTDP-4-dehydrorhamnose 3,5-epimerase, translated to MKITPTALPEVLILEPRVFEDSRGFFFEAFNRRTWASAGIDSEFVQDNQSSSKKNVLRGLHYQIRQPQGKLVRAIRGEIFDVAVDIRKSSPTFGKSVHVTLSADNRKMLWIPAGFAHGFLVLSHSAEVLYKTTDFYAPEHERTLLWNDPQLAISWPGTAEPVLSDKDGRGLTLDRAELFD